The Nitrospira sp. KM1 genome includes a window with the following:
- a CDS encoding substrate-binding domain-containing protein → MRNTGSSPVRVKVAVVGSKTIVRPMAGLGEVLSCTVSADGYLQHDTLRSGGACRVRLSRNRQEVDQEISVAGCDPAIFLAGEHLRRKKDLTTVIGWSMGSTAALHALQRGEVHVAGLHLFDPVSGESNLPFLRKALKGSGYDVVTFATWEEGFVVRKGNPKSIRSVDDLAQRDVLFVNREEGAGARLLLDNRLQLTGMVPAAIHGYGRFVASHFEVARAVASGQADAGIGIRSAAQLFDLDFVPLQSARYDLVVPRPYLASHPTLANLFETLVSRPFRNEIEALGGYDTRETGTLHPLRS, encoded by the coding sequence ATGAGAAACACCGGCTCCTCACCCGTCCGCGTGAAAGTCGCGGTCGTCGGCTCAAAAACGATCGTCCGTCCAATGGCCGGATTGGGCGAAGTGCTGTCCTGCACCGTTTCAGCCGATGGCTACCTTCAGCACGACACGCTGCGATCTGGTGGTGCTTGCCGTGTGAGACTTTCACGCAATCGTCAGGAAGTTGACCAGGAAATTTCAGTGGCCGGTTGCGACCCTGCCATCTTTTTGGCCGGTGAGCACCTCAGGCGAAAAAAGGATCTGACGACCGTCATCGGATGGTCGATGGGAAGCACGGCCGCCCTTCACGCCTTACAACGCGGCGAAGTGCATGTGGCGGGATTGCATCTGTTTGATCCAGTCAGTGGAGAGTCGAATCTTCCCTTCCTTCGAAAGGCGCTCAAAGGGTCCGGCTACGATGTCGTGACTTTCGCGACCTGGGAAGAAGGATTCGTCGTGCGAAAGGGGAATCCGAAATCCATCCGCTCGGTCGACGACCTGGCCCAACGGGATGTGTTGTTTGTGAATCGTGAGGAGGGTGCCGGCGCTCGATTGTTGCTCGACAACCGGTTGCAGCTCACGGGAATGGTCCCCGCGGCAATTCATGGCTACGGCCGGTTTGTAGCGTCGCATTTCGAGGTTGCCCGAGCGGTGGCATCGGGGCAGGCGGATGCCGGCATCGGAATCCGTTCGGCCGCACAGTTGTTTGATCTGGATTTCGTTCCGCTACAATCCGCCCGCTACGACCTGGTCGTCCCACGGCCCTATCTTGCGTCCCATCCGACGCTGGCCAACCTCTTCGAGACGCTCGTCAGCCGTCCTTTCAGAAACGAGATAGAAGCACTCGGTGGCTATGACACTCGCGAGACGGGAACGCTTCATCCGCTTCGATCCTGA
- the modA gene encoding molybdate ABC transporter substrate-binding protein, producing MMTKHSVLYACLLGGLLISQAARAEQLIIAASPSVAGAVEALGRQFESTHPDVRVRLYLDPGLDLRRTIAGMENSPRGQYFIGSGPIHLVAPGGDELITRLEQKYYVLPGTKRTYAEVPLVLVVPEALVDAPTSFESLAQDQSVRIAVADPDLTVLGQKTRDMLLAMGVWGRIEQRIDRATDMRSVLDHVLNGQADVGILFGPDAVRERERLRITAQSAAGAFRPTVHSMAMERYCPNRALCGEFLEFIQSPDAQAILQRLGYSSPRQQKADR from the coding sequence ATGATGACAAAACATTCAGTGCTGTACGCATGCCTGCTCGGCGGCCTTCTGATATCGCAAGCGGCCCGGGCAGAGCAATTGATCATCGCCGCTTCTCCGAGCGTTGCAGGTGCGGTCGAAGCGCTGGGCCGGCAGTTTGAATCCACGCACCCCGACGTTCGAGTTCGCTTGTACCTGGATCCAGGTCTTGATCTTCGCCGGACAATCGCCGGGATGGAAAACAGTCCTCGAGGACAATACTTCATCGGTTCCGGACCAATCCATCTCGTCGCGCCAGGCGGAGACGAACTGATTACGCGCCTCGAGCAGAAATATTACGTGCTGCCGGGGACGAAGCGAACGTATGCGGAGGTGCCGCTGGTCCTGGTCGTGCCGGAGGCGTTGGTCGATGCACCGACGTCGTTTGAGTCCCTGGCGCAGGACCAGTCTGTCCGAATTGCTGTGGCCGATCCGGACCTCACAGTGCTCGGTCAGAAAACCCGCGACATGCTTTTGGCGATGGGCGTATGGGGCCGGATCGAGCAACGGATCGATCGGGCAACCGACATGCGGTCCGTACTGGACCATGTGCTCAACGGTCAAGCGGATGTCGGGATCCTGTTCGGCCCCGACGCCGTGCGTGAACGGGAACGTTTGCGGATTACGGCCCAATCAGCCGCCGGCGCCTTTCGTCCGACCGTCCATTCCATGGCCATGGAACGCTACTGTCCAAACCGGGCTCTCTGTGGCGAATTTCTCGAATTTATTCAATCGCCGGATGCCCAGGCGATCTTGCAGCGCCTCGGCTATTCATCCCCTCGACAACAGAAAGCAGATCGTTAA
- a CDS encoding porin, whose product MTFLPWFDRIEGRIRAVSVAWAFACLMGMPVPGHAVESGKLVEKDGQYVFVESMDPATKLLLDRAYDKGIITRDERDKAIKDSEARAYIMQPSFKLWYDRGFNFSMNDNAFMLKIRGRMQLRETTRWRNDAWRNPGDAKNFPELLGVFGDYRANRSEDFASQFNLRRARLMFLGHLLSPDFKYFVQIGFETAENAQTPGSANLMDYYFLSTHLPLLNVQVGQYKVFFNRSQINNTASMQFAERAPVQDAFTASGLNRRDIGLTIMNDDEVYPVNYYLGIFNGAGPLFNRYGSYDSEEAVTGCPGGQTGGNPFPSPAGCPTNTRNLNSNFRNEIDKLMYAGRFQWNILGRPGYGEGDLAYSEAPQMAVGGGLAYNPGINTSTDNAFVGIDLANLNFRRQLATFGNGRQLGWGVVNYLTHAFDGVFKYRGFSLQGEYYFKNIDRTFNGRPCIQTAGTGGPCTAFSPGLLGNSMGWYVQSGYYLVPRKLEVAARYSYWDPDTNSGGDLIRQVDASINWFPFGTYDYQLMVTYTNMAMGTGGYAIGRSNPLPSTGGSQSTVPCPATFPSGCVPLDARGGTLIENAIRVQLQIFF is encoded by the coding sequence ATGACTTTCTTACCATGGTTTGATCGAATTGAAGGAAGAATCAGGGCTGTCTCGGTGGCCTGGGCATTCGCCTGCCTGATGGGGATGCCGGTTCCGGGGCATGCCGTCGAATCTGGAAAACTCGTCGAGAAGGATGGTCAATACGTGTTCGTCGAGAGCATGGATCCCGCGACAAAGCTGTTGCTGGATCGTGCCTACGACAAGGGCATCATCACGCGAGACGAGCGTGATAAGGCGATCAAGGATTCAGAGGCACGCGCGTATATCATGCAGCCCAGCTTCAAGTTGTGGTACGACCGCGGCTTCAACTTCTCGATGAACGACAACGCGTTCATGCTCAAGATCCGCGGCCGCATGCAGCTGCGAGAAACGACCCGTTGGCGGAACGATGCGTGGAGAAACCCCGGGGATGCCAAGAATTTCCCTGAACTCCTCGGAGTCTTCGGTGATTACCGAGCCAACCGCTCGGAAGATTTTGCCTCGCAGTTCAATCTGCGTCGGGCACGGCTGATGTTCCTGGGACATCTGCTCAGCCCGGACTTCAAGTACTTCGTGCAAATCGGTTTCGAAACCGCCGAGAACGCACAGACGCCTGGGTCGGCCAATCTGATGGATTACTATTTCCTCAGCACGCACCTTCCGCTCCTCAATGTGCAAGTCGGGCAGTACAAGGTATTTTTCAACCGATCGCAGATCAACAATACCGCCTCCATGCAGTTTGCAGAACGCGCCCCGGTCCAGGATGCCTTTACCGCGAGCGGGTTGAACCGGCGTGATATCGGTCTCACGATCATGAACGACGACGAAGTGTATCCCGTTAATTATTACCTCGGAATCTTCAACGGGGCCGGACCGCTGTTCAACCGATACGGAAGCTACGACAGTGAAGAGGCTGTGACTGGTTGTCCCGGAGGACAGACCGGAGGCAATCCGTTTCCTTCCCCTGCCGGCTGTCCGACCAACACGCGCAATCTCAATTCAAATTTTCGAAATGAGATCGACAAGCTTATGTATGCGGGACGATTCCAGTGGAATATCCTCGGGCGGCCCGGCTATGGTGAAGGAGACCTGGCATATTCAGAAGCGCCGCAAATGGCCGTGGGAGGCGGGCTGGCCTACAATCCCGGTATCAATACCAGCACCGATAACGCGTTTGTCGGTATCGATCTGGCGAATTTGAATTTCAGGCGTCAGTTGGCGACGTTCGGTAACGGCCGCCAGTTGGGATGGGGAGTCGTGAACTATCTGACACATGCGTTCGACGGCGTGTTCAAGTATCGCGGTTTTTCTCTTCAGGGGGAGTATTATTTTAAAAACATCGATCGGACGTTCAATGGCAGACCCTGTATACAGACTGCTGGTACAGGTGGGCCCTGTACGGCGTTCTCCCCGGGGCTGTTGGGAAATTCAATGGGGTGGTATGTGCAGAGCGGATACTATCTCGTACCGCGGAAGCTCGAAGTTGCGGCGCGATACTCGTATTGGGATCCCGACACGAACTCCGGAGGCGATTTGATCAGGCAGGTCGACGCGTCGATCAATTGGTTTCCGTTTGGGACTTACGACTATCAATTGATGGTGACGTATACGAATATGGCGATGGGGACGGGCGGGTATGCGATCGGCAGAAGCAATCCGTTGCCGAGCACGGGAGGGTCCCAGAGTACCGTGCCTTGCCCGGCAACGTTCCCGTCGGGTTGTGTCCCGTTGGATGCCAGAGGAGGGACATTGATCGAAAATGCTATCCGTGTGCAGCTACAAATTTTCTTTTAA
- the modA gene encoding molybdate ABC transporter substrate-binding protein, translating into MGGTSGMHVRHLRWASILVGAVGLVCIVLWPVAGVRAEELTIAAASDLNFAIKDLVAEFEKESGHRVRLSLGSSGNFYAQIQNGAPFDLYFSADIGYPQKLEEAGLVVPGSVYRYAVGRIVLWTSHSARRDVSKGLEVLSDSVVKKIAIANPKHAPYGRAAVAAMQHFQVYDQAKDRLILGENISQAAQFVESGSCDIGIIALSLAMAPSMKTAGTYWEIPAESHPPLEQGAAIVKTSTHQKAAKQFLEFMQSPKGREIMTRYGFTLPQ; encoded by the coding sequence GTGGGAGGAACGTCAGGTATGCATGTGAGGCATCTGAGATGGGCATCTATTCTTGTGGGCGCGGTCGGGCTGGTGTGCATCGTCCTATGGCCGGTGGCCGGTGTTAGAGCCGAGGAACTCACGATCGCCGCGGCCTCGGATTTGAATTTCGCGATAAAGGATCTCGTGGCTGAATTCGAAAAGGAATCAGGTCATCGTGTCAGGCTGTCGCTGGGATCGTCGGGAAATTTTTACGCACAAATACAAAACGGCGCCCCATTTGATCTCTATTTTTCTGCCGACATCGGTTATCCTCAAAAACTCGAAGAGGCCGGATTGGTGGTGCCAGGGTCGGTGTATCGGTATGCAGTGGGTCGCATCGTGCTCTGGACGAGTCACTCGGCCCGCCGCGACGTCTCAAAGGGACTGGAGGTGCTGAGTGATTCTGTCGTCAAGAAAATCGCAATCGCCAATCCCAAGCACGCTCCGTATGGCCGCGCCGCAGTCGCGGCCATGCAGCATTTTCAGGTATACGATCAAGCAAAAGATCGGCTGATCTTAGGGGAGAATATTTCTCAAGCTGCCCAATTCGTGGAGTCCGGCTCTTGCGACATCGGCATTATTGCGTTGTCCCTGGCCATGGCACCGAGCATGAAGACTGCCGGAACCTATTGGGAGATTCCAGCCGAATCACATCCTCCGCTGGAACAGGGTGCGGCGATCGTGAAGACATCAACGCATCAAAAGGCCGCGAAGCAGTTTCTGGAGTTTATGCAGAGTCCGAAAGGACGGGAGATCATGACACGGTATGGGTTTACGCTTCCTCAATAG
- a CDS encoding molybdopterin-binding protein, protein MKLSARNQFQGTVTRITEGQAMAEVIVKVGSLEFVAAITDGSVKQMGLKVNDGVTVAVKATEVMIGK, encoded by the coding sequence ATGAAACTCAGCGCACGCAATCAATTCCAAGGCACCGTGACACGTATTACGGAAGGACAGGCCATGGCTGAAGTCATCGTCAAGGTAGGATCGCTCGAATTCGTGGCGGCGATCACCGATGGATCGGTCAAGCAAATGGGCTTGAAGGTGAACGATGGGGTTACCGTCGCCGTCAAGGCGACCGAGGTCATGATCGGCAAATAG